In Rhodothermus marinus DSM 4252, a single genomic region encodes these proteins:
- a CDS encoding transporter codes for MPYLRLRAYGLITALLCLAGSVQAQTPPLTADRPGIGIGTGVVLPETFQIEGGFAYDRAPRFNGYSFGQVLLRYGLNPLVELRVGLQSYRIEDYPRNVELKGVQDPTVGFKVALHDRSGLYVPSAAALFEVRLPVGDRVFRAASVQPTATLALDWPLLPGFSISANGTFTSYWVDSRRFDEGLMTATLNVTLSEALPSGAYFGYAQLFVPGRNQHYLEGGLTLLLTPDLQFDVNGGVGLHERETYFIGAGLVRRFRF; via the coding sequence ATGCCGTACCTCAGACTACGTGCATACGGGCTGATTACGGCCCTGCTGTGTCTTGCTGGCTCGGTTCAGGCCCAGACGCCGCCGCTTACCGCGGATCGGCCCGGCATTGGAATCGGAACCGGGGTGGTTCTGCCCGAGACCTTCCAGATCGAAGGCGGATTTGCCTACGACCGGGCGCCCCGCTTCAACGGCTATAGCTTCGGCCAGGTGCTGTTGCGCTACGGCCTGAATCCCCTCGTGGAGCTACGAGTGGGACTCCAGTCTTACCGGATCGAAGACTACCCGCGCAACGTGGAACTGAAAGGCGTTCAGGATCCGACGGTGGGCTTCAAAGTGGCGCTCCATGACCGCAGCGGTCTGTACGTGCCCTCGGCGGCGGCGCTGTTCGAGGTGCGCCTGCCCGTAGGCGACCGGGTCTTTCGGGCGGCATCGGTGCAGCCCACCGCTACGCTGGCCCTCGACTGGCCGCTGCTACCGGGCTTCAGCATTTCGGCCAACGGCACGTTCACGAGCTACTGGGTGGACAGCCGGCGCTTCGACGAAGGGCTGATGACCGCCACGCTGAACGTCACGCTCTCGGAGGCGCTGCCTTCGGGCGCGTACTTCGGCTACGCGCAGCTGTTCGTGCCGGGCCGCAATCAGCACTATCTGGAAGGCGGCCTGACGCTGCTGCTCACGCCGGACCTTCAGTTCGATGTGAACGGCGGGGTTGGCCTGCACGAACGGGAAACCTATTTTATCGGAGCCGGACTGGTTCGACGCTTCCGCTTCTGA
- a CDS encoding protein-L-isoaspartate(D-aspartate) O-methyltransferase, translating into MIEDDPLYRRRRLRLVEALREKGIQDERVLEAIARVPRHLFVEPALRARAYDDVALPIGLKQTISQPFTVAYQTQLLEVRPGDRVLEIGTGSGYQAAILCALGARVFTIERHRPLLERALARLEALGYRVVARCGDGSQGWPAFAPFDGIVVTAGATEVPEALCEQLRVPEGDRPGGRLVIPVGSSHQQRMVRVRCTGPGTYETETLHVFRFVPLVRGSDEARRRQS; encoded by the coding sequence ATGATCGAGGACGATCCCCTGTACCGACGGCGGCGCCTGCGTCTGGTGGAGGCGCTGCGGGAGAAGGGCATTCAGGACGAGCGCGTGCTGGAGGCCATCGCCCGGGTGCCCCGTCATCTGTTCGTTGAACCCGCGCTGCGCGCCCGTGCCTACGACGATGTGGCTCTGCCGATCGGCCTGAAGCAGACCATTTCGCAACCCTTCACGGTGGCCTATCAGACTCAGCTCCTGGAGGTGCGGCCGGGCGATCGCGTGCTGGAGATCGGCACAGGCAGCGGCTACCAGGCGGCCATTCTGTGCGCGCTGGGGGCCCGTGTGTTCACGATCGAGCGGCATCGGCCGCTGCTGGAGCGGGCCCTTGCCCGCCTGGAGGCGCTGGGCTACCGGGTGGTGGCCCGCTGCGGCGACGGCTCGCAGGGCTGGCCGGCTTTCGCTCCGTTCGACGGGATCGTCGTGACGGCCGGCGCGACGGAAGTTCCGGAGGCTCTGTGCGAGCAGCTTCGGGTGCCCGAGGGCGACCGCCCCGGTGGGCGCCTGGTCATACCGGTTGGCAGCAGCCATCAGCAACGCATGGTGCGCGTGCGCTGCACCGGTCCCGGCACGTACGAAACCGAAACGCTGCACGTCTTCCGGTTCGTGCCGCTTGTGCGCGGGAGTGACGAGGCGCGGCGACGTCAGTCCTGA
- a CDS encoding GH3 family domain-containing protein: MRAVRLLPHLLLRHHRRFLEDPAGTQARLLRRLLRRAAHTEWGRRYGFAELARARDVVRAYQARVPLHTYDDFRDDVARMRRGKADICWPGRIRHFAVSSGTASEGTLIPVSREMLRADRRFSIEVGLNYLLQSGRPDFLKGRHLTLPGRADEDPRHPGTWAGEISGLVARYAPWYVRLCYQAVPDQVLILPNWEEKLRAIARHTVQQDIRLVVMAPTWGLVLFKLLLEEASRQRGRPVATVREVWPNLQVFISGGVALSSYRTLLEELIGEPAPDFVETYGASEGFFAFQSTLDDPAMLLHLDNGIFYEFVPLEARHRPDPPRHTIATVEPGVRYALYVTTCSGLWSYAMRDVVRFTQTDPPRLVVAGRTGEMLDLYGEAVFGDEARAALEEACRQTGARVRDYHIAPRPATRDRLPTHQWLIEFEQPPADLSAFAAAIDAYLQRINRHYQIRREARAFDRPEIVALPAGAFLEWMRRHRKRLSGQSKIPRMRPDRRLADALLAQCANFASSAETLPDSSA, translated from the coding sequence ATGCGTGCCGTCCGCCTGCTGCCACACCTGTTGCTTCGTCACCACCGTCGTTTTCTGGAGGATCCGGCGGGCACGCAGGCCCGGCTGCTGCGCCGCCTGCTGCGGCGGGCTGCCCACACCGAATGGGGACGGCGCTACGGCTTTGCCGAACTGGCCCGCGCCCGCGACGTGGTCCGGGCCTATCAGGCGCGCGTGCCGCTGCATACCTACGACGACTTTCGGGACGATGTGGCCCGCATGCGGCGCGGCAAAGCGGACATCTGCTGGCCGGGACGCATCCGTCACTTTGCCGTCTCCAGCGGCACCGCCTCCGAGGGCACGCTCATCCCCGTCAGCCGCGAAATGCTCCGGGCCGATCGTCGCTTCAGCATCGAGGTAGGCCTGAACTACCTGCTGCAGTCCGGCCGCCCGGACTTCCTCAAAGGACGTCATCTGACGCTGCCGGGCCGCGCCGACGAAGACCCGCGCCATCCGGGCACCTGGGCCGGCGAGATCAGCGGACTGGTGGCGCGCTATGCCCCGTGGTACGTGCGCCTGTGCTACCAGGCCGTGCCCGACCAGGTGCTGATACTGCCCAACTGGGAAGAAAAGTTGCGGGCCATCGCCCGGCACACCGTGCAGCAGGACATCCGCCTGGTGGTCATGGCGCCCACCTGGGGGCTGGTCCTTTTCAAACTACTGCTCGAAGAAGCGAGCCGGCAACGGGGCCGTCCGGTGGCGACCGTCCGCGAGGTCTGGCCCAACCTGCAGGTGTTCATTTCGGGTGGCGTGGCGCTCAGCTCCTACCGCACGCTGCTGGAAGAGCTGATCGGCGAGCCCGCACCGGACTTCGTCGAGACCTACGGTGCTTCGGAAGGCTTCTTTGCCTTTCAGTCGACGCTCGACGATCCGGCCATGCTGCTGCACCTGGACAACGGGATCTTCTACGAATTCGTCCCGCTGGAAGCACGCCACCGGCCCGATCCGCCCCGCCACACAATCGCGACCGTCGAGCCCGGCGTGCGCTATGCGCTCTACGTGACCACGTGCAGCGGGCTCTGGAGCTACGCGATGCGCGACGTGGTGCGCTTTACGCAGACCGATCCGCCCAGGCTGGTGGTGGCCGGACGCACCGGCGAAATGCTCGACCTGTACGGCGAGGCGGTTTTCGGCGACGAAGCCCGCGCCGCCCTCGAAGAAGCCTGCCGACAGACCGGCGCCCGCGTGCGCGACTACCACATCGCCCCGCGCCCGGCCACGCGCGACCGGCTCCCGACGCACCAGTGGCTGATCGAGTTCGAGCAACCGCCCGCCGACCTGTCGGCCTTTGCGGCGGCTATCGACGCCTACCTGCAACGCATCAACCGACACTACCAGATTCGCCGTGAGGCCCGGGCGTTCGACCGCCCGGAAATCGTCGCGCTGCCTGCCGGCGCCTTCCTCGAATGGATGCGGCGGCATCGGAAGCGGCTCAGCGGTCAGAGCAAGATCCCGCGCATGCGCCCGGATCGGCGTCTGGCCGATGCGCTTCTGGCGCAATGTGCGAATTTTGCATCTTCGGCGGAAACCTTGCCGGATTCTTCCGCATAA
- the folP gene encoding dihydropteroate synthase, with amino-acid sequence MWQPEAFDTDRFVLNCRGRLLDCRPGLPGGAHVMGILNVTPDSFWDGGRYQTVDAALKRVETMLEEGAAIIDVGGESTRPRGRAYGRGAEPVSPDEERRRVLPVIEAIAQRFPEAIISVDTYKPEVARDALEAGAHLINDQTGLRLYPEMAEVAARYGAPLVLMHSVGRPGEMPHESHYDDVVAEVRQSLAESVARAHAAGVRQVVLDPGFGFGKTAAENLQLINNVDALLSLGYPVLVGISRKSTIGQVLGTPEQPVPPEGRLYGTLGVTAVAVLRGATLVRAHDVRPTVEMLRLLAATLAQPRTELHAV; translated from the coding sequence ATGTGGCAACCTGAAGCCTTCGATACAGACCGATTCGTGCTGAACTGCCGGGGGCGGCTGCTGGACTGTCGGCCCGGCCTGCCCGGCGGGGCGCATGTGATGGGCATTCTGAACGTGACGCCCGACTCGTTCTGGGACGGCGGCCGGTATCAGACGGTGGATGCCGCCCTGAAGCGGGTGGAAACCATGCTCGAAGAAGGGGCGGCGATCATCGATGTGGGGGGTGAATCGACACGGCCGCGCGGGCGCGCCTACGGCCGGGGTGCCGAGCCGGTCTCGCCCGACGAAGAGCGGCGGCGCGTGCTTCCGGTGATCGAGGCGATCGCGCAGCGTTTTCCCGAAGCGATCATTTCGGTCGATACTTACAAGCCCGAGGTGGCGCGTGATGCGCTGGAAGCCGGTGCGCACCTGATCAACGATCAGACCGGGCTCCGGCTCTATCCGGAGATGGCCGAGGTGGCCGCCCGCTACGGCGCGCCGCTTGTGCTCATGCACTCGGTCGGGCGTCCGGGCGAGATGCCGCACGAGTCGCACTACGACGACGTGGTGGCCGAAGTCCGGCAATCGCTGGCCGAATCGGTCGCCCGAGCCCACGCCGCCGGCGTGCGTCAGGTGGTGCTTGATCCGGGCTTTGGCTTCGGCAAGACGGCGGCCGAAAACCTGCAGTTGATCAACAACGTCGATGCGCTCCTGAGTCTGGGCTATCCCGTGCTGGTGGGCATCTCCCGCAAAAGCACGATCGGTCAGGTGCTGGGCACGCCCGAGCAGCCTGTCCCGCCCGAAGGGCGGCTCTACGGGACGCTGGGGGTGACGGCCGTGGCCGTTTTGCGCGGGGCCACGCTGGTGCGGGCGCACGACGTTCGCCCCACTGTCGAAATGCTGCGGCTGCTGGCGGCCACCCTGGCGCAACCGCGCACTGAATTGCACGCCGTCTGA
- the cdaA gene encoding diadenylate cyclase CdaA, with translation MTLVHWIIPIRLVDLLEIALVAYVLYKLYQLMRGTLAVQIFLGVMAIYLLQVIVTALDMTMLRRFFSALSEVAVLAVIILFQPEIRRLLVMVAQTPFLRRFVAAPVREEVINEVCAAVAEMSRLRIGGLIAFERSTGLRHYIETGTILNARISRELLLTIFYDKNPLHDGAVIIRNQVIAAARCILPVSTSMKLSPHLGLRHRAAVGLTEQTDAFVVVVSEETGTISVAQQGELISNLTAAELCTLLIEALEARPAVEVEEETSVNLQS, from the coding sequence GTGACGCTCGTTCACTGGATCATCCCGATTCGCCTGGTCGATCTCCTGGAGATCGCCCTGGTGGCCTACGTGCTCTACAAGCTCTACCAGCTCATGCGCGGCACGCTGGCCGTGCAGATCTTCCTGGGCGTCATGGCGATCTACCTGCTGCAGGTGATCGTGACGGCGCTCGACATGACCATGCTGCGCCGCTTTTTCAGCGCGCTCAGTGAGGTGGCCGTGCTGGCGGTGATCATCCTGTTTCAGCCTGAAATCCGACGGCTGCTCGTCATGGTGGCGCAGACGCCTTTCCTGCGGCGTTTTGTGGCGGCCCCGGTCCGGGAGGAAGTGATCAACGAGGTCTGCGCGGCCGTGGCCGAGATGAGCCGATTGCGCATCGGGGGGCTGATTGCGTTTGAGCGCTCCACCGGCCTTCGGCATTACATCGAGACGGGCACCATCCTGAACGCCCGGATCTCGCGCGAGCTGCTGCTCACAATTTTCTACGACAAAAACCCGCTGCACGATGGGGCCGTCATCATTCGCAACCAGGTGATTGCGGCGGCCCGCTGCATTCTTCCCGTTTCGACGAGTATGAAGCTGAGCCCGCACCTGGGACTGCGGCACCGGGCGGCGGTGGGGCTGACCGAGCAGACCGACGCCTTTGTGGTTGTAGTGTCGGAGGAGACCGGGACGATTTCCGTGGCCCAGCAGGGTGAGTTGATCTCCAACCTGACGGCCGCCGAGTTGTGCACGCTGCTGATCGAGGCGCTGGAGGCGCGTCCGGCCGTCGAGGTCGAAGAAGAAACGTCGGTGAACCTGCAATCATGA
- a CDS encoding phage tail tape measure protein produces MNPEIATEASVSFDRVVDDIAAEVAAGWRTWQQAEQRRWAQWEAIVQEAAQAHGEALALLEKGDRQGYAALVEAQVLRPLQQAWHAQVLPEGIPPTPSFEALGPERWPEQVRVPVTPELFADEAKGWVGRRLRCRIARRILTLWNRRWPQRPCRRTVPLRLLLAFHLEVRVPRAWWPVYEACRTHWARAVGLVEKGLATWQETVRTALPLDAEAAPSAEVLEGARALQEVLVAAIQERLPDLSIPEASLAKELVRDLERAGTFLLRRRHRRLPRKKRRYHSRWERIESAWQQWFRQAADRAALLAALVQVTCQLRAQQDRLADRLEQAVRMPRARVVEQFRSYFDRVQERLAQALAEETDDPERLRQHLQEALTARESLRQQLYQQPDLRQLSTVLEAPARDEWAAVTATVQTLPEQCVLHPAGRTLRPEGPALTIPLRALVLEHLEPPWPEHLEAASLRLRQAVLKSWSALEEVLEIVGYNLEAALDEIRAEAPGGDLRTRLEELALGSLQHAGRRLEESTRELEEALGAFREALAEEIRSDWRTLEQRLQAEMAQRAQWKRLRLRLQHQAGQWLYLAHQQGKRQWKALQAASRRILRRARQLVRWGQAAIGMGADTGAIDQVRAADVLLSIEEVRARLPLVYRRLFTFEPLDDPALFVGFELERRQIAGWYGRWCEGRSSSAVVVTAFPGTGMTSMLNVLTATVFAEARVCRLTLQERVRDEAHLAVLLAQALQLPETPDTLERVEAAIGQRFAREKPTVVLLDNLEHVLLCTYNGQQWLERLLILFARTDRHVFWVAGIARPAWFFFERTARNAVGLVQLCPLREPDRALLEQAIEARHLRSGLLLRFEPPARPSPVLRQRLRRASTPEAQQAILREVFFDRLYQEAGPNWRLALLYWLRSVQVEDGGLRVRPIAALTFDFLEQLSLEQAFTLKAFLRHRTLTLEEHQQLFRSTPAQSLFVLESLLNQHLIEPEKKEEAPMEGLQPGVRYRLVPFFVQPVRRVLQTRHILYEG; encoded by the coding sequence ATGAATCCTGAAATAGCTACCGAAGCCTCTGTATCGTTTGATCGGGTGGTGGACGACATTGCGGCCGAGGTTGCCGCCGGTTGGCGAACCTGGCAGCAGGCCGAACAGCGGCGGTGGGCGCAATGGGAAGCGATCGTTCAGGAAGCTGCGCAGGCGCACGGCGAAGCGCTGGCCTTGCTGGAAAAGGGAGATAGGCAGGGCTATGCAGCCCTTGTCGAAGCGCAGGTGCTGCGTCCATTGCAGCAGGCCTGGCATGCGCAGGTTTTGCCGGAAGGGATTCCGCCAACTCCTTCCTTTGAAGCGCTGGGGCCGGAGCGTTGGCCGGAGCAGGTGCGCGTGCCAGTGACACCTGAACTATTCGCGGATGAAGCCAAAGGTTGGGTCGGACGCCGACTGCGGTGTCGAATAGCCCGTCGGATTTTGACGCTATGGAATCGGCGCTGGCCGCAACGACCTTGCAGGCGTACCGTCCCGCTGCGGCTTCTGCTGGCATTTCACCTGGAGGTCCGTGTACCCCGAGCCTGGTGGCCGGTCTATGAAGCCTGTCGGACCCACTGGGCTCGGGCGGTCGGTCTGGTGGAGAAAGGGCTGGCCACCTGGCAGGAAACGGTACGGACAGCGTTGCCGCTCGACGCGGAAGCGGCACCCTCTGCGGAGGTTCTGGAAGGCGCACGGGCTTTGCAGGAAGTGCTGGTAGCGGCAATTCAGGAGCGGCTCCCGGATCTTTCCATTCCGGAAGCGTCGCTTGCGAAAGAACTGGTCCGGGATCTGGAGCGAGCCGGGACGTTTCTGCTGCGTCGGCGTCATCGGCGGTTGCCACGAAAAAAACGTCGCTACCACAGTCGCTGGGAACGCATCGAAAGCGCCTGGCAACAGTGGTTTCGGCAGGCTGCTGACCGTGCCGCGCTGTTAGCGGCACTGGTACAGGTGACTTGTCAGCTGCGAGCCCAACAGGATCGGCTTGCTGACCGACTGGAGCAGGCCGTTCGCATGCCGCGCGCCCGTGTGGTCGAGCAGTTCAGGAGCTACTTCGATCGGGTTCAGGAACGATTGGCGCAAGCGCTGGCCGAGGAAACAGATGACCCTGAAAGGCTGCGTCAGCATCTGCAGGAAGCCCTGACCGCTCGGGAATCACTGCGCCAACAGCTTTACCAGCAGCCTGACCTGAGGCAACTGAGCACCGTGCTGGAGGCCCCGGCACGCGACGAATGGGCGGCGGTTACGGCGACCGTGCAGACCCTCCCCGAGCAGTGTGTACTGCATCCTGCGGGTCGGACGCTCCGACCGGAGGGTCCGGCACTGACGATCCCACTCAGGGCGCTGGTACTGGAACACCTCGAGCCGCCCTGGCCCGAGCACCTGGAGGCCGCGTCGTTGCGCTTGCGTCAGGCGGTGCTGAAAAGCTGGAGTGCGCTCGAGGAGGTTTTGGAGATTGTCGGCTACAATCTGGAGGCGGCCCTGGACGAGATAAGGGCGGAGGCGCCCGGTGGAGACCTGCGCACCCGGCTCGAGGAGCTGGCACTCGGGAGTCTGCAGCATGCCGGAAGACGCCTGGAAGAAAGTACCCGCGAGCTGGAAGAAGCGCTGGGTGCTTTTCGGGAAGCCCTGGCCGAGGAGATCCGCAGCGACTGGCGCACACTGGAGCAGCGACTTCAGGCTGAGATGGCGCAGCGGGCTCAGTGGAAGCGGCTGCGCCTGCGTCTGCAGCACCAGGCCGGTCAGTGGCTGTACCTGGCCCACCAACAGGGGAAGCGACAGTGGAAGGCCCTGCAGGCTGCTTCGCGACGAATCCTGCGCCGGGCGCGCCAGCTTGTGCGGTGGGGCCAGGCGGCAATCGGGATGGGTGCTGACACTGGCGCGATCGATCAGGTGCGTGCCGCCGACGTGCTGCTCAGCATCGAGGAGGTGCGCGCGCGGCTCCCTCTGGTCTATCGACGACTATTCACGTTCGAGCCCCTGGACGATCCAGCTTTGTTTGTGGGATTTGAGCTCGAGCGCCGTCAGATCGCCGGCTGGTACGGTCGCTGGTGCGAGGGTCGTAGCAGTAGTGCCGTGGTGGTGACGGCTTTTCCGGGAACAGGGATGACCAGCATGCTCAACGTGCTGACAGCCACGGTCTTTGCCGAAGCTCGTGTCTGTCGATTGACGTTGCAGGAGCGGGTGCGGGATGAAGCGCATCTGGCCGTACTCCTGGCGCAGGCGCTCCAACTCCCAGAAACGCCGGACACCCTTGAGCGCGTCGAAGCAGCTATTGGACAACGTTTTGCTCGCGAAAAGCCAACCGTCGTGTTGCTCGACAACCTGGAGCATGTGTTGCTATGCACCTACAATGGCCAGCAGTGGCTGGAGCGTCTGCTGATTCTCTTTGCCCGAACGGATCGGCATGTATTCTGGGTGGCCGGGATTGCCCGGCCGGCCTGGTTCTTCTTTGAACGCACGGCCCGGAATGCGGTGGGGCTGGTGCAGCTCTGTCCGCTCCGGGAGCCGGACCGGGCACTTCTGGAGCAGGCCATCGAAGCGCGACATCTTCGGAGCGGGCTACTGCTGCGTTTTGAGCCGCCGGCACGACCTTCGCCCGTGCTACGTCAGCGGTTGCGTCGGGCCAGTACGCCCGAGGCACAACAGGCTATTCTGCGCGAGGTGTTCTTCGATCGGCTGTATCAGGAAGCCGGTCCGAATTGGCGACTGGCGTTGCTCTACTGGCTGCGCTCGGTTCAGGTGGAGGATGGCGGTCTGCGCGTGCGCCCGATCGCTGCGCTGACCTTTGACTTTCTGGAACAGCTCAGCCTCGAACAGGCCTTCACGCTCAAAGCATTTCTGCGACATCGCACGCTGACGCTGGAAGAACATCAGCAACTGTTCCGCAGCACACCGGCTCAGAGCCTTTTTGTGCTGGAGTCGCTGCTGAATCAGCATCTGATTGAACCAGAGAAAAAAGAGGAAGCACCGATGGAAGGGCTGCAGCCGGGCGTTCGCTATCGGCTGGTGCCGTTCTTCGTGCAGCCGGTGCGACGGGTGCTCCAGACCCGGCACATCCTGTACGAAGGCTAA
- a CDS encoding shikimate dehydrogenase, which produces MTPGTDVSIRATTRPIALLGDPVAHSFSPLIHNTGFQTQGLDFVYLACRVPKDALPEAIAGLRALGFAGANVTIPHKEAVRPLLDRCTPRAEAIGAVNTIVCRADGSGAVELIGDNTDVEGFLEPLQSLADRLAGAEMVVLGAGGAARAVVYALLTEFRPTRLTIVARTPARGEALAADFATYDTRRALQVMAPDEAAPAVRSACLIVNATPVGMHPHVAASPWPHAEDFGPEQIVYDLVYNPVRTRLLREAAARGATTIDGLTMLIGQAAAAYRQWTGRELPREAVQAALKPLFQD; this is translated from the coding sequence ATGACACCGGGCACCGACGTTTCGATCCGGGCAACCACGCGTCCGATCGCGCTGCTGGGCGATCCGGTGGCGCATTCCTTCTCGCCGCTCATCCACAACACGGGATTTCAGACGCAGGGGCTGGACTTCGTCTATCTGGCCTGCCGCGTTCCGAAAGACGCCCTGCCCGAGGCGATCGCGGGCCTGCGGGCGCTCGGCTTCGCCGGGGCCAACGTGACAATCCCGCACAAAGAGGCCGTGCGGCCGCTGCTGGACCGGTGCACGCCCCGGGCCGAGGCCATCGGCGCCGTCAACACGATCGTCTGCCGCGCGGACGGCTCGGGTGCCGTGGAACTCATCGGCGACAATACGGACGTGGAAGGCTTTCTGGAGCCGCTGCAGTCACTGGCCGATCGCCTGGCGGGCGCGGAGATGGTGGTGCTGGGCGCCGGTGGCGCAGCGCGGGCCGTGGTGTATGCACTGCTCACGGAATTCCGACCGACGCGGCTGACGATCGTTGCGCGCACGCCCGCACGCGGCGAAGCGCTGGCCGCCGACTTTGCCACGTACGACACGCGTCGGGCGTTGCAGGTGATGGCACCGGACGAGGCGGCACCGGCCGTCCGAAGCGCCTGCCTGATCGTCAACGCCACGCCGGTGGGGATGCATCCGCACGTCGCGGCCTCGCCCTGGCCCCACGCCGAAGACTTCGGCCCCGAGCAGATCGTCTACGACCTCGTGTACAATCCCGTGCGGACCCGCCTGCTGCGCGAGGCGGCCGCGCGGGGTGCCACCACGATCGACGGGTTGACCATGCTCATCGGACAGGCGGCCGCCGCCTACCGTCAGTGGACCGGCCGTGAGCTTCCACGCGAGGCGGTGCAGGCCGCCCTGAAGCCGCTGTTTCAGGACTGA
- a CDS encoding sigma-70 family RNA polymerase sigma factor, with translation MYVPRQQRMLDQYLQEIGKIPLLTPEEEVELARRIKQGDEEALHKLTRANLRFVVSVAKKYQGQGLSLADLINEGNYGLIKAAQRFDETRGFKFISYAVWWIRQAILQALAEQSRVVRLPLNRIGTISKIRKVSARLAQEHERAPSAEELAEELNIDVEKIREALQHTGRALSMDAPFTDDDDNSLLDVLPNEEDTSPDEGLMEESLKIDIERALSTLHPREAEIIRLYFGIGREHPLTLEEIGQRFGLTRERVRQIKEKALRKLRQKHRREELQIHVG, from the coding sequence ATGTACGTCCCGCGCCAGCAACGCATGCTGGATCAGTACCTCCAGGAGATCGGGAAAATCCCGTTATTGACGCCCGAGGAGGAGGTCGAACTGGCACGGCGCATCAAGCAGGGCGACGAAGAAGCGTTGCACAAGCTCACCCGTGCCAACCTGCGCTTCGTCGTCTCCGTCGCCAAGAAGTACCAGGGACAGGGTCTGAGCCTGGCCGACCTGATCAACGAGGGCAACTACGGCCTGATCAAGGCGGCCCAGCGCTTCGACGAGACGCGCGGCTTCAAGTTCATTTCCTACGCGGTCTGGTGGATTCGCCAGGCCATCCTGCAAGCCCTGGCCGAGCAGAGCCGCGTGGTGCGCCTACCGCTGAACCGCATCGGCACGATCTCCAAGATCCGCAAGGTCAGCGCGCGGCTGGCGCAGGAGCATGAGCGCGCCCCCAGCGCCGAAGAGCTCGCCGAAGAGCTCAACATCGACGTCGAAAAAATCCGCGAGGCGCTGCAGCACACGGGCCGCGCCCTTTCAATGGACGCGCCCTTCACCGACGACGACGACAACAGCCTGCTCGACGTCCTGCCCAACGAGGAAGACACCTCGCCGGACGAAGGGCTCATGGAGGAGTCGCTCAAGATCGACATCGAGCGGGCCCTTTCCACGCTGCATCCGCGCGAGGCCGAAATCATCCGCCTGTACTTCGGCATCGGCCGCGAGCATCCGCTCACGCTGGAAGAAATCGGCCAGCGTTTCGGCCTGACGCGCGAGCGGGTGCGCCAGATCAAGGAAAAGGCGCTCCGCAAACTCCGCCAGAAACACCGCCGCGAGGAGCTGCAGATCCACGTGGGATAG